TGTAGTCAAGGAAGTTATCATATTTTAGCATTAGACATTAATAGTATGAATAGatgttgtttaaataaaatgtattcattaaggaaattaacaataaataatcagtattaagtaattatatattgaccAAAATTagtctttattaatattttacaatgataaaatcaataagaaaaaaaatcacaaaacataaattatcatacaataaaatatatatatttaatacatagtatcccactaattatattaatttaatggggTAGAGAAGTTGAAATTTCACAATCACACAATTTCAAATTAGTAATAGATTGTATCTTATTTAGTTCAATTACTGGATTAATCTAACCCACTATGCAATttgtttagataaaatattgatattttatcatcaaaagttattatacTCGACAATCCACCTTTTATTAAGGTTGTTAAATCTTCAATAAAAAGTTGTCCATAACTACttctaatgatttttttaatagttttaacacGATCGGAGAATCTTGAATtcgaagaaaataaatattttataacatctaAATCCACATTAGCCCCAAGTTTTAACTGATGACCAAACTCTTTTGCCCATCcataaattaaatcacaatTATCAACCGAAATAGaatttatcataaacataataagtttttCAGATAATTCATTTAACATGTATTGATCTGTGATTGTTATTAATTCTAAGAGaacattgatatttttggGCAAAAGACAATCACAATAAACTtcaagtaaaagtaaaaatgatttgataCAATCAGAACTTACATCATTTAAACGTATAGTATTTTGGTATGCTTCCTTAAAACCACCAGATCGAAACATGGCCTCAAACATTGGAgatttcaatgataataaGGATTTATTTGCATTAATTAATGTACCATCGTCCAATTTTAATGTAACAGTAGTTTCTTTTTGTACAATACTTTTATGACAATCTCGGGTttcacaatattgtatttctgattttttaaaagtaatttttactttattaaataaagctATTAAAGCTCCAATAGCATCATCAAACATTGGACTTTGTTcatctttaattatattacacaatatgtaatatactttGTAACGGGATAACAGTAGAATCAATAGTTTGGGATCgctgaaaaatacaatttttatatttatcaataaattgaaataaagttTCTTGATGAAAgaaaacaaaagtaatttgtatgtattacatttataatataagaatattttatacagattaaatattgtacatggTAAATGGTAAAAGTCAGAGGTCCCTAAAGTGGTCTATATCAATTCCGACTTGCAGGTAGTTCaagtcaatgaaaaaaaaaaattggaggTGTATGCGATATAAATAGGGTTCCATGAgagttgttaaataaaaaatgcgtACATGTGTGCTACAAAACAAATgataaacaacatttaatattatagcatcAGACTTACCCCTcctataaagataatttttttttatgttattaaaattaaattaaatttaaatttcttgtaatttatttaaataattaaaaaattttgttattgttatatttttagtcaatAGTAAACTCTATTCaagtaagtaataagtagTATTCtgtataatctattaaaaacaccattatattcaattgtaAAAAGTGTGGTCAAGTGAGTACCGGTGTACCACTCTACTGTACAGTTGgccattattatttaggtattaaatttgaatccaataataggtattattgtgtacgaaaaacgattctgaatagtaatgatttgtcagcctaggatattatattttccagtgGGAGGTGAAAAATGTGgtttgttttaatggcctgaatactccaaaatttaagttcttttataattattgtaagcgaaacttatggaaaatcttataatcattttttagttcttagctatttatacaacattttttgtaaattttaactacaaaataatttgcaaacatTCTAATTTAGATGAATTTTTGACagatttgaactttaaacgctaataataaaaataaaaaaaaattgtgtccatgtattcttataattttttaatcactataagaataacttatgaaaaactttgtattaagtttctaagtattttgatttagcctaaaatattttattgacatttatatataaaaaaaaaaaaaacgaatatttaaaatttgtataaatagtcttaaaataagcggaatattttgaaaattatattatgtaaagaaaatgccaatctaaataactggtaaaatgttCAAGTTTTCACAAtgattcgtttttgagttgtaatgatataataattaaatctatttttttgaaaactgctggaaaatttttacatttgatCTCTATAATGTACCAATGATATTCATTTGTCACTGGAATTCACCCatcaagttttaaattgaagcatcaTTTTGATGAGTTATGGTgtacacaaacaaaaaaaaacacgcattattgtagaataattctacaatgtattatttattaatacattcatttcagaatttaatatgctttatttttgcttttttaaacagttttttaagttttttttataaattattattatttttattcatttttttataacatactatatgtttttccaaataaaacagttttaggtaaatatatttcattatattttggtaaatttaattttaaatttaatggttgTTTGGTAAATGGTAGGAAAATACTGATGAAGCAATCAACTATATTTTGTTCTGAGGTCCATCTAAATAATAGTgaattggttttttaaaagatGTGTATATTGAGGGTTCATGTATAAGTTTGGACTATATCTAACCTATAGTGCCATCTAAAGAGTTTTTTGACTCATGTCAAACTAAAATCCACCAATGATAATGAATACTTCtagatatgtattttgttttaaataaattgatgaatacctaatacaaattatattttccctacattgtataataaaaattgaaaattataatattacttattagtaataattatagttataatacataatgattttcaataaattatatttataaagtaaacaTCTAGGATATGGGTGTTGcgtctattttaaatttgaagtaGTACATTTCACATCCACTGCGACTCGATACTAATGTGTCTTgtgacaattttatattagcaATTTCAAAAGTAGTGAGGTGAATTccgcttttatattttatcttaatttgaAGAACAGTGGTCTAAGTCAAAATAACCACGaggtatattagtataaagttGCAAATAATGTGAAATGCACTATAGATACAATATATCTAGGTTTGGTAGAAAAATTGATACTtccttaagtatatttatcattaaatttttatgattcattGAAAATGattgagaaatttaaaaatgaccttaaaatacaatttatgttaaatattgttaagaaGTGCAAGCAACTTTATGAGCTTTTTTTACTAGTGGTGCTTAAAAgacgtataatacatataacctAATAGAAAATGactaatttgttttgttcagattctattaatgtttatatttgttaagtatatataactattctaGTTAATTAACAGTCAGAGGCTTATTTATGTGAAGGGGCAGTGGTGTATCTATGGGGGGTTATAACCCCCAAATGTCTtaggaaaaaaatactaatgttatattgaaaaaaaaataaagagctaagtaaaattttttttaataacctaaCCCACCCCCAGAAAAAAACTGGATACGCTATTATGTAGGGACATGACTATATGAAAAGCACAGACAGTAGGTTCAAGTGGAGTGTTAGAAAAGTGTTACTTGACTTCTATCTGCAAAAATCAGGTTGCATCTAAaggtttttttaacaaaatttgaacaaagataatattgacaaaactAATTTGTAAATAGTTTGTGTGATGGTTAATGGTATTCATATTCAAGCATTTAGAATTTTCTTtacaagatttttaaataggtatactaataattattttaaatctttaaatttgtaatcaatggtattatctgtatttattatcaatcattatttatagtaataacttGTTGGCAATAAAACTATAGCAAACAACTTACCTTTGAATGACAATAGGCACATGAACAGataccaatattttaagttttagtttaatatctGGGGTATCTGGTTCATCCATTATACCGGTCATTATACCTTCTccaaattttgatgaaaatgatTGAGCATTTTCGATGATTCTCATACCCAATTTGTTTCGGATCATACAATAATTGCACAAATCAAGTTCATGAATAGGTCTACATAGCCTTCGATgtgttgttaaaattaattcatcagTGAGAATGCTATTTAAGTTCAGCACTtcgctataatataaaaacatgcaatgagataattttaatgtgaaactaaaaatgaaaaacataccgagtaataaattctaatatctTTAATGCGTTTGAATTATTATGtccattttcaatatattgcATGTAATCTAAAATTGTTTCCCATACGTATTTATCAGccattaataatacaactttttCTATGTACATCACATGTGTTAGGaactgtataattttacagACTGCTGCATCATCTAGAGATGAAAGTTCTAAAATTTCATCAtcctaaaatatgaattatatatttataacagatATTAAAGTaagttaaattgataatagttGTTTAGTTGAAGTATTGTGAATTTGATTTAACCTTTTCTTCAAAGTCACTGATATCAGATTTTGAATCGTCTGCATTTACAGATTCAATATCAAATGATTCACAAACTGGTGAATAATATGGAGAATGAGAGTCTGTGGCTATGTTATCATCTTTAGGTGGTGTCCAAACAGGACTTGCATCATGTTCATATGTAGCTGCTGGAGAGGCACAGCTAACAAATGTTGAGGAATCTATTGATTTAGCTTTCATTTCCAATGGACACATATGaggcattttatttgtttttacatacaAAGATAAAAGCTTGATTAGCATAGGAATCAAACCTTTTTCTACCATTTTctgtaattaaatacataggtactgtagattatatcatactataatattattttagttactttgttggctaataaataaaattactgttatattctattactattagaaaattttttttttttttttagtcatagaaattgaattgtttaaataaatatattgattatagcAGTATTAATcaatcatgtttttattttttcataaaactatgaaatcgaataaaaaattatcaaaaacaaatgttttaaagtctgagggatatattatattagatcaCATATCAAATGGAAGTTATGGTGAAGTATGCCATGCTAAATACATACAAGAAGAAAAAGAATTGAATTTGGTAGTGAAAATAATCGATACAAAACAAACAAGCAAAGAGTATGTTTCTAAATTTTTGCCTCGAGAGCTAGATGTCATACGTCAAATAAATCATCcgtatataatctatacacacagtattttacaaaaaaaagctgtgttatttgtttttatggcATTTGCAGAAAGAGGTACATAAAAaggtatcattattaattatttaaaaaatattacaatatactaaaaggatctatatataatatatatatgggaCAGTTGTCAAAAACAATTAGCCattaacactaaaaaaaaaaaaaattctttcattaaattaatatttgtaattaatttaaagttaaattaataagttttttttataaattgtattaaaattaaaccaagttatggtaaaaaataaaaaatattgttttattattcttaaaactgTAGATGTTAATCATGTAAATTCTTATCAAAtcagttatatataaaaaaaatacaatcattaaACTTAGGTGTatgaattatatcattataatagtattcaaaacagtaattatataaaaatatatttaggatGACCATAACATCATGTATCTTGTAAACTGGACTtttcatactaaaatatagtgtatatttaatgaataataaaaatgagtttctacatttttaactttttaaggtGATGTTTTGCAATACATTATCGATCATGGGCCATTAAAAGAGAATCAAGCTCGTATATGGTTTAGACAGCTAGCATTAGCAGTGCAATATTTACATGCAATGGAAATAGTACACCGGGATATAAAATGTGAAAACATCCTTATCACTGAGCATTATACTATCAAGTTAACAGATTttggtttttcaaaatttgttaaCAGTTCCAAAAAACTGAACTGTAATACTTATTGTTGTTCATTGGGTTATGCATCACCAGAAATATTGACTACACGTCCATATGATGGAAAAATATCTGATATATGGTCACTTGGAGTGGTATTATATGTCATGCTCAATAAGAAAATGCCtttcaatagaaaaaatatgaagttaATGTATAAGCAACAAGTACATTATCATTCATTGGatgcttattttatatacttaaaaaattgttttttcttttttattaaaattattaaaggtcAAACGAGATTGGGAACATCAACCCTCAAtagagaaaataataagtgagaatttaaaaatatgtatagatagtATTTTACAACCAGAGCCTAGAAAGCGTTGGACAATTgatgaaatattgaatagtgattggataaaaatgaatcaaaaaTTGGTTAAAATGACAGAACAAGAGTCATTTGCTCTTATTGAAGCCCTAAATCaagataaaacaatacatcaaaaacaattaaaaaagataaaagcAAATAAATCAGACACTCAACAAATATTGGGCAAGAGATCTCCAAGATTTTTCAGTATAACACAACAGTTGGAATCAATATCCAGTTCAAATAGAGGAACAAATGAATCTAAATATATGTTGAAACGTTCTCAACGGATTGTGCACACAGATAACTTATTGAATAGCAATAAtgacataacataaaattaaaaattaaaaataattattataacaacaaattaatcaattaagtGATACATACTTTTATTGTAACCTTACAATATTGGAAATGTGGTAAAGTATTAATTGCTATATCAATATAGGTATGATTTGTACTAGTAATTAAACCCAAAAATAGGCTTTGCCAGTCTTGTATACCAACAAATCTAATACGATTGAGTGGACATTGCAATAAAAGGCACATTGATAAagttaaatctataatttagaaaaaaaaaaaaataaattcttattaaatatttcaataaaatatattattgttctaaaactaaaatttatataaattaattattataaacagtttaGGTACATTGGGAAgacaatgatttttaaaattcaaagtatTTGCCTATCAAGGATcccaatgttatttaaaagtgTATTTACGGTAACATTTTAgtactatacaattattttatataaatgattatggCATATAAAACTTTAGTAGTTCAAcacatataatgtttttaaaaacaatttatttaaatttgacatgttgattattattataaaattacttacaatggttatcttctttttttaaaatttcagtaaTATGCAAGATCAAACGAGATTGATGTAAATATCCTAAAGCGTCACGAATTTTACacattgcatatattattttggaaacTAATGGTTGTTCAGGTAATAAAcgcattaaaatacatatgttaTCAATACTTTTTTGTTCACTATTTcctaaaatctaaaacaatatgaacattttttagtttaataattattttaataaaatatatatcaatgttACCTGTACAACAGTttctaaactattttttgCATGTTTCAACTCTAGAACACGATATAAAATGGCAGTTTGGGCTCGAAGAACAGCCATAACTATTTCTTTACATTCTGATTTTAATGAatcagatattattttaacagctTGTAACTTTAACATTTCTGAACAACCaatttttgacgaattttcccatatttttctaaatcattaaaaattatattgacaatttgatacaaattattagtttaagtaTGATAAAGTTAACCAAGTTTTACCTAAGAGCTCGAATCgctgtatattttgtaatatcacTATcagtatttgataatatttgtatagttatacTATGAATATTGTGTTTGTACATAGTCGGAATATGAGTTTCAGATTTAGCTAGATTGGCAATCAACCTAAATATGCGATAGTGAATTGaatcaacattaatatttttcattataaaacttaGGTCTTTGAGGATACCATAATTAAGTAACTGTAATAGAACaatgttaagtattaaattaacacacaaacaataaaataggtaagcgattatagtgatttttatttaaatgataaagcAGTTATAATTACTTCTTCACAACACTCTGTATTCATACTGTAGTCTCCAAGAATACTTAAAACTAATGATGTAATTTTTGGGTTAACTTGTTGTAATAATCTTCTCAATATTCTGATACCACCATATTCTCGAAATTCTTTTAATGctccatttttttttgccaTCTCGGAACGTATATAAACTAGACTTCCATAAATACCGCCCTTATCAGCAGCAAGATTTGCAAGTGCTGATGTGATCGAATccatatctaaaataatttaggtaatagTTTAGTACCTaagtaaatttagtttttttttttttaaacattaataagaaaaatttacaatctgtAACATTGATATGGTTACTATAAGCATATGAGCACAGAAGCCgtcaaaaagaaatatatatataggatatGAACTCTTGAAAGGAGTTACTCAGCAGTAACACttgactaattatttatttgtttttttttttaaatttttagttaagcTAGTCAAGCGGCAAGCCGGTAACACCAACACTTTTTAAGTTTTCTCAGAAGATTTCCAGGAATAATTACTAAGGTTAATGAAAGAGTAAGTGGATTGGGTGGTTAGTAAGACAAGAATAAAAATGCTTGTTAAAGTTTGTGGCCATTTTAGAGACAGTGTGTAGTCCAAGATTGGAGTGTAGAGAATGGTTTGATAAAAGAAGGGTGCATTAGTAATTACACATAGTGATGTGAATGGAACGTTTGCATTTGGTAAATGTTAGATTTTTTTGCAGCTGCCCATAATTAGATTCCATAGGCCCAAATAGGCTTCAAGGGGGTTTTGCATAGCAGTAAATTACTAttcagatttaatttaaatcaattacctAGCGTGGGTTAGGTTAAGTCCAAGTTAAGCCCAGGATCAGACCTAAATATTTGACATTGGTAactgaaagtataatattgtttgccAATGTACattcttgaattttttttctatttttagtaatcatattaatgtttgcaatttttcttattgaaaatgcatcattaaaatatgtataggtatttattgattgatctgattaaaatttttcattttatcataaaatatttagtttatcaaAGAGTACATGaaatttttcacttttaatttgaatataaattgtgaGGTGTCAAAACATAGTGCTCACAagggttatttttttattttatattttacaaaaatatttatattcatcttGATTTgataacagttaaaatatttgagcatttgaaagttaaaatttaaaaactattgtagTAAGCAATTTGCTGACCACCCTAAATAGGGGGAAGAGTAACATCCATTCCTTTTACCACCGGTGGTGACTTACATAGTTACattgtattatgaaaaattattttaactacttaCCAGTGTATTTATTCTTCGTAAATAATCGCAGACGGTGTATCTATTTTTCTCGTCAacaataatgcaataaatgATTGGATATGTAATAGAACTAGGACAGAAATGCAAGTTTGAGATCCtacgaaataattataaatcatgaaCTCCGAAAGTCAACTTGTTTTCGGTACGTCTTGAAAAGCATTTTGGATCTTTGGGAACACCTATATACTTCGTATAGAACGATAtttggttattaaaaatgtataagtgtattggtagtaataatatatacttgtaaaCTACACAGTTCACTACTATAGTTACTACGAagtacgaataaaaataataaataataattaataactaatatcacacaaccgataatattataatcatatttgatTGCAATTTGTTtgagttgtattttattctagttttattgtagttttatGGAGGTAGTTTTTCTTGGTATGTTGACTTTGATAATCGTTATCATATCGTTTGtttgtttgattttgataGCTCATTGCTTATAGCACGGTTTAAGAttacagattattatttaagagttAAGAGTGTTAAGACTATATTGTGTCAAAGATCAAAGTTGTAGCTAGcgaattaacaatttttatgtttattattgatgcttaaaataattaacgacGTTtgcgataattataattcacggTTGCTATCGAGTATCGTTTCATGTTCAAAATTCAAGTTTATACTTGATTCTGTTATTCTGTAACATGTGAACACAGTtccctgaaaaaaaaaaaatgccgaCTGAAGTCACGGTTcagaatttttacatttttaactcgACATTATCAAAAACCGAGGACGATGTAAGTActcatttatatgtttttactgAAATTTGTGCAATTTGTCGATGATGTTTTTCTCaaccaaaattgtttttaaacaaatttaaatagtagtaCTAGTAGTAGGTAGCTTTATTGGCTATGTTAGGCGTTCTTGATACCTTGCTAGTTcaagtaaaaaagaaatattttgttttaattttttaaagtaataacttttatgtacctacctattaattgaaattaagtttgttaatatgttttatttgtagtatttttcactgaatgttatattttttgtatacagggagctaaaaaaatactattttactatCCAGAACATGAG
The DNA window shown above is from Aphis gossypii isolate Hap1 chromosome 2, ASM2018417v2, whole genome shotgun sequence and carries:
- the LOC114120508 gene encoding uncharacterized protein LOC114120508 isoform X1, giving the protein MDSITSALANLAADKGGIYGSLVYIRSEMAKKNGALKEFREYGGIRILRRLLQQVNPKITSLVLSILGDYSMNTECCEELLNYGILKDLSFIMKNINVDSIHYRIFRLIANLAKSETHIPTMYKHNIHSITIQILSNTDSDITKYTAIRALRKIWENSSKIGCSEMLKLQAVKIISDSLKSECKEIVMAVLRAQTAILYRVLELKHAKNSLETVVQILGNSEQKSIDNICILMRLLPEQPLVSKIIYAMCKIRDALGYLHQSRLILHITEILKKEDNHYLTLSMCLLLQCPLNRIRFVGIQDWQSLFLGLITSTNHTYIDIAINTLPHFQYCKVTIKKMVEKGLIPMLIKLLSLYVKTNKMPHMCPLEMKAKSIDSSTFVSCASPAATYEHDASPVWTPPKDDNIATDSHSPYYSPVCESFDIESVNADDSKSDISDFEEKDDEILELSSLDDAAVCKIIQFLTHVMYIEKVVLLMADKYVWETILDYMQYIENGHNNSNALKILEFITREVLNLNSILTDELILTTHRRLCRPIHELDLCNYCMIRNKLGMRIIENAQSFSSKFGEGIMTGIMDEPDTPDIKLKLKILVSVHVPIVIQSDPKLLILLLSRYKVYYILCNIIKDEQSPMFDDAIGALIALFNKVKITFKKSEIQYCETRDCHKSIVQKETTVTLKLDDGTLINANKSLLSLKSPMFEAMFRSGGFKEAYQNTIRLNDVSSDCIKSFLLLLEVYCDCLLPKNINVLLELITITDQYMLNELSEKLIMFMINSISVDNCDLIYGWAKEFGHQLKLGANVDLDVIKYLFSSNSRFSDRVKTIKKIIRSSYGQLFIEDLTTLIKGGLSSIITFDDKISIFYLNKLHSGLD
- the LOC114120508 gene encoding uncharacterized protein LOC114120508 isoform X2, giving the protein MDSITSALANLAADKGGIYGSLVYIRSEMAKKNGALKEFREYGGIRILRRLLQQVNPKITSLVLSILGDYSMNTECCEELLNYGILKDLSFIMKNINVDSIHYRIFRLIANLAKSETHIPTMYKHNIHSITIQILSNTDSDITKYTAIRALRKIWENSSKIGCSEMLKLQAVKIISDSLKSECKEIVMAVLRAQTAILYRVLELKHAKNSLETVVQILGNSEQKSIDNICILMRLLPEQPLVSKIIYAMCKIRDALGYLHQSRLILHITEILKKEDNHYLTLSMCLLLQCPLNRIRFVGIQDWQSLFLGLITSTNHTYIDIAINTLPHFQYCKVTIKKMVEKGLIPMLIKLLSLYVKTNKMPHMCPLEMKAKSIDSSTFVSCASPAATYEHDASPVWTPPKDDNIATDSHSPYYSPVCESFDIESVNADDSKSDISDFEEKDDEILELSSLDDAAVCKIIQFLTHVMYIEKVVLLMADKYVWETILDYMQYIENGHNNSNALKILEFITREVLNLNSILTDELILTTHRRLCRPIHELDLCNYCMIRNKLGMRIIENAQSFSSKFGEGIMTGIMDEPDTPDIKLKLKILVSVHVPIVIQSDPKLLILLLSRYKVYYILCNIIKDEQSPMFDDAIGALIALFNKVKITFKKSEIQYCETRDCHKSIVQKETTVTLKLDDGTLINANKSLLSLKSPMFEAMFRSGGFKEAYQNTIRLNDFGNHWPMT
- the LOC114120538 gene encoding testis-specific serine/threonine-protein kinase 2-like — its product is MFLFFHKTMKSNKKLSKTNVLKSEGYIILDHISNGSYGEVCHAKYIQEEKELNLVVKIIDTKQTSKEYVSKFLPRELDVIRQINHPYIIYTHSILQKKAVLFVFMAFAERGDVLQYIIDHGPLKENQARIWFRQLALAVQYLHAMEIVHRDIKCENILITEHYTIKLTDFGFSKFVNSSKKLNCNTYCCSLGYASPEILTTRPYDGKISDIWSLGVVLYVMLNKKMPFNRKNMKLMYKQQVKRDWEHQPSIEKIISENLKICIDSILQPEPRKRWTIDEILNSDWIKMNQKLVKMTEQESFALIEALNQDKTIHQKQLKKIKANKSDTQQILGKRSPRFFSITQQLESISSSNRGTNESKYMLKRSQRIVHTDNLLNSNNDIT